From Moritella sp. Urea-trap-13, a single genomic window includes:
- a CDS encoding helix-turn-helix domain-containing protein has protein sequence MSLIKPVMCQQLDSISSQLEPSEISFEQSTSKICLRQASLTEALSWAHYQNEHDRLFYVNEKQHTLSLYMSGGYETHRTDVNSGFGAPGKFCLMPKGSESHWQLGQTQQFMHLYFNDDYLKQLALKVFDIDPRMLQLPELTFTNDAATEALFRHCMATSDWRSGHDHLAMEQVTNTILVSMLQNMGITKLMSPVKGGLAPKIAALVCDYMQANFHRQVYLAELAELAQLSEYHFCRMFKQSMAQTPQAYLLATRIEQVKLRVSKGQASMAEIALECGFANQSHMGRYFKKLVGISPRQYRNLSAS, from the coding sequence ATGTCGTTAATAAAGCCTGTCATGTGCCAACAGCTAGATAGTATTTCGTCTCAACTTGAGCCGAGTGAAATCAGCTTTGAACAATCAACCAGTAAGATCTGTTTACGACAAGCGTCATTAACGGAGGCGTTGTCGTGGGCGCATTATCAGAATGAACACGACCGTTTATTTTATGTGAATGAAAAACAACATACCTTGAGTTTGTACATGTCTGGTGGTTATGAAACTCACCGTACTGATGTAAATTCGGGATTTGGCGCGCCTGGTAAATTTTGTTTAATGCCAAAAGGTTCTGAGAGTCATTGGCAACTGGGGCAAACCCAACAGTTCATGCATTTATATTTTAATGATGATTACCTTAAACAGTTAGCGCTGAAGGTATTTGATATTGATCCACGGATGTTACAACTACCGGAACTGACCTTTACCAACGATGCTGCCACCGAAGCCTTGTTTCGTCATTGCATGGCAACCAGTGATTGGCGCAGTGGTCATGATCACCTAGCGATGGAACAAGTAACCAATACCATCTTAGTATCGATGCTGCAGAATATGGGTATAACTAAACTTATGTCCCCAGTTAAAGGTGGCTTAGCGCCCAAGATCGCTGCGTTGGTATGTGATTACATGCAGGCTAATTTTCATCGTCAGGTTTACCTTGCCGAACTGGCTGAGTTAGCCCAATTGAGTGAGTATCATTTTTGTCGGATGTTCAAACAGAGCATGGCGCAAACACCGCAAGCGTATTTATTGGCGACTAGAATTGAGCAGGTTAAATTACGGGTCAGTAAAGGGCAAGCGAGTATGGCGGAAATTGCATTAGAATGTGGCTTTGCTAATCAAAGCCACATGGGACGTTATTTTAAAAAACTGGTGGGTATTTCCCCACGCCAATATCGCAATTTAAGCGCGAGTTAA
- the metA gene encoding homoserine O-succinyltransferase: MPIRIKDGLPAAEILGNENIFVMLESRATKQEIRPLQVVVLNLMPKKIETENQILRLLSNTPLQVNVELLRIDYRASKNTPQEHIDEFYHDFERIRHNNYDGLIITGAPLGLVGHEDVAYWPQIEEIIHWSKTHVVSTLFLCWAAQAALKVLHGIDKKVHETKFSGVYPQQTFHRHNPLVRGFDDEFPVPMSRYANFSKDMFAGTDLNVFAANEETGVYLAASKDCRQVFVTGHPEYSADTLHQEYMRDVADGVEAEVPANYYKDDNAENAPLVTWRSHGNLLYSNWLNYYVYQQTPYDLNDL, encoded by the coding sequence ATGCCAATTAGAATTAAAGACGGGCTACCGGCTGCAGAAATATTAGGTAATGAAAACATTTTTGTGATGCTAGAGTCTCGTGCAACCAAGCAAGAAATTAGACCGCTGCAGGTTGTTGTTCTTAACCTTATGCCGAAAAAAATTGAGACTGAAAATCAAATCTTACGGTTATTATCGAATACGCCACTGCAAGTAAATGTAGAGCTATTACGTATTGATTATCGCGCCTCTAAGAATACTCCACAAGAACACATTGATGAGTTTTATCACGACTTTGAACGTATTCGTCATAATAATTACGATGGCTTAATTATTACCGGTGCGCCATTAGGCCTAGTCGGTCATGAAGATGTGGCGTATTGGCCACAAATAGAAGAGATCATTCACTGGTCGAAAACCCACGTGGTATCAACCTTATTCCTATGCTGGGCAGCGCAAGCGGCATTAAAAGTACTGCATGGCATTGATAAAAAAGTTCACGAGACTAAATTTTCGGGTGTCTATCCACAGCAAACATTCCACCGTCATAACCCGTTAGTACGTGGTTTTGATGATGAATTCCCAGTACCGATGTCGCGCTATGCTAACTTTTCGAAAGACATGTTCGCTGGTACAGACCTGAATGTTTTCGCGGCGAATGAAGAAACTGGGGTGTATTTAGCGGCTTCAAAAGACTGCCGTCAGGTATTTGTCACTGGTCACCCAGAGTACAGTGCTGATACCTTGCATCAAGAATATATGCGCGATGTTGCTGACGGCGTTGAAGCCGAAGTGCCAGCTAATTATTATAAAGATGATAATGCTGAAAATGCCCCTCTTGTTACTTGGCGCAGTCATGGTAATCTGCTTTATAGCAATTGGTTAAATTATTATGTTTATCAACAAACGCCATATGACTTAAATGATCTATAA
- a CDS encoding methyl-accepting chemotaxis protein produces MSLSLHSLGFKQRLVLTITILVSVSLLILNWLSYNKFKTQQIASIESMSRIIVENASDKVELKMEAWVDALESSRIYFEGEHSDADYVNIAKMVTKSAGYASFTAGYSDGRAFGDSGGDNGVFDVSDYDPRTRDWYKDAMTNRSTVLTDIYTDDTTGGLMVSLASPFNNQGVVAGDVSLDILNDIISQVDFPGAVLLVLNEEFTQLASTDPNDEIGVHFGLHDLAKKMTEQGEGSSSYEWAGIQKQAYFSDIKLPGNHRWFIYVGIEESVIYADINAELVQTMLTSIFVILMAIIIVIIILNRLYQPIVALKSTVLDLSAGTGDLTRRLEVKGKDDLGQISSGINTFIGNLQSMMQEVAQTTLDSSARVSELSTQSAQNSNVLQAHFDEANLVVTAVHEMSVTAETVARHASLASSHTQNAKDQAEASKVVVSKAVQTVSSLVSEVESMSHDITSMNGNILNIANLLKIIGDIADQTNLLALNAAIEAARAGEQGRGFAVVADEVRALAARTQESTSEIANMLTILTSGANRLVTNMDTIKVSCSHTAESTARVNLDLDNMAESVANINDIAMEIATAAEEQSAVSEDISKNMTAITNMAEVLTENGEKELGNCKALADTNTRLEAIVGKFKI; encoded by the coding sequence ATGTCTTTGTCGCTACATAGTCTTGGTTTCAAACAACGACTTGTCCTAACCATCACCATTTTAGTATCAGTTTCATTATTAATACTTAACTGGCTGTCTTATAATAAATTTAAAACTCAACAAATTGCTTCTATTGAAAGTATGTCACGGATCATTGTCGAAAATGCGTCAGATAAAGTTGAGCTAAAGATGGAAGCTTGGGTTGATGCGTTAGAATCCAGTCGTATTTACTTTGAAGGTGAGCACTCTGATGCTGATTACGTAAATATTGCCAAAATGGTAACCAAATCTGCAGGATATGCCAGCTTCACAGCAGGTTATAGCGATGGACGTGCTTTTGGTGATTCCGGCGGTGACAATGGCGTGTTTGATGTTAGTGATTACGACCCAAGAACTCGAGATTGGTATAAAGATGCAATGACCAATCGGTCTACTGTCCTGACCGATATTTATACCGATGATACAACTGGTGGGCTAATGGTCAGTTTAGCCAGTCCATTCAATAATCAAGGGGTCGTTGCTGGTGACGTTTCGCTCGACATTCTTAATGATATTATCTCGCAAGTCGACTTCCCTGGTGCTGTATTACTGGTCTTAAATGAAGAGTTTACTCAACTTGCTTCGACAGATCCGAATGATGAAATTGGTGTCCATTTTGGCTTGCATGATCTTGCAAAAAAAATGACCGAACAAGGCGAAGGTAGCTCTAGTTATGAATGGGCTGGAATCCAAAAACAAGCTTATTTTTCGGATATAAAATTACCAGGTAATCATAGATGGTTTATCTATGTTGGTATTGAAGAGTCGGTTATTTACGCGGATATAAACGCTGAATTAGTGCAGACCATGTTAACTTCAATATTCGTGATATTGATGGCCATCATCATCGTTATTATAATACTAAATCGGCTGTATCAACCGATCGTTGCGCTTAAAAGCACTGTACTTGATTTATCTGCGGGTACGGGTGATCTCACTCGTCGTCTTGAAGTGAAAGGTAAAGATGATTTGGGACAAATATCATCGGGCATTAATACTTTTATTGGTAACCTGCAGAGTATGATGCAAGAAGTAGCGCAAACTACTCTGGATAGTTCTGCTCGAGTGAGTGAGCTCTCGACTCAATCTGCGCAAAATAGTAACGTTTTACAAGCCCATTTTGATGAGGCCAACTTGGTTGTCACGGCTGTTCACGAAATGAGTGTGACGGCTGAAACTGTAGCTCGGCATGCCTCTCTAGCCTCTAGTCACACACAAAATGCAAAAGACCAAGCCGAAGCTTCTAAGGTAGTTGTTTCTAAAGCTGTGCAAACGGTGTCTTCATTGGTGAGTGAGGTGGAGTCTATGTCTCATGACATAACGAGTATGAACGGTAATATTCTTAATATAGCTAATTTGTTGAAAATAATTGGAGATATCGCGGATCAAACTAACTTACTTGCATTAAATGCGGCTATTGAAGCTGCCCGTGCAGGCGAACAAGGTCGAGGTTTTGCGGTTGTCGCCGACGAAGTTCGTGCTCTGGCTGCTCGTACTCAAGAAAGTACCTCTGAAATTGCCAATATGCTGACCATTCTGACATCCGGCGCCAATCGGTTAGTGACCAATATGGATACCATCAAGGTGAGTTGTAGCCATACTGCAGAAAGTACCGCGCGGGTTAATTTGGATCTTGATAATATGGCAGAATCAGTCGCAAATATTAATGACATTGCCATGGAGATAGCAACTGCAGCGGAAGAGCAAAGCGCAGTATCTGAAGATATTAGTAAGAACATGACTGCTATTACTAACATGGCTGAAGTGTTAACTGAAAATGGTGAAAAGGAGCTTGGTAACTGTAAGGCGCTGGCCGATACCAATACCCGACTTGAAGCAATTGTGGGTAAATTCAAAATCTAG
- a CDS encoding YacL family protein encodes MDFEFRKDTLTDTYRVIISMEQTALGSWIQGTLGTDKATIALIQAEIDLLKARKKQEYRLIGDEMTLTMTQEDVCACMNSELIDSGEELDDDMNFYDAETVAVCGLEDFEIILQAWLAFFSQR; translated from the coding sequence GTGGATTTTGAATTTCGAAAAGATACCCTTACTGATACTTACCGTGTAATAATCTCAATGGAACAGACGGCACTGGGTAGTTGGATCCAAGGCACTTTAGGTACGGATAAAGCCACTATCGCGTTGATTCAAGCTGAAATTGATTTATTAAAAGCCCGTAAGAAACAAGAGTATCGCTTAATCGGGGATGAGATGACATTAACCATGACGCAAGAAGATGTTTGTGCTTGTATGAATTCAGAGTTAATTGATTCGGGTGAAGAGCTGGATGACGACATGAACTTTTATGATGCAGAAACGGTTGCAGTATGCGGCTTGGAGGATTTTGAGATTATACTCCAAGCCTGGTTAGCGTTTTTTAGTCAGCGCTAG
- a CDS encoding trimeric intracellular cation channel family protein, translating into MLTYIYLIAITAEAMSGALMAGRRNMDIFGVAVIAFVTALGGGTVRDLLLGNFPIVWTQHPHYVYITICAGLFTILIAKHMNHLRRLFLVLDALGLIAFTIIGCNVAMKLGYHPTVIIMAGMITGICGGVLRDLLCNRTPVVFCKEIYAGISLLVAVLYLTLENFGVDHNITLIVAFSVGVTLRLCAIYWKWSLPTFSYTSEEWD; encoded by the coding sequence ATGCTCACTTATATCTATTTAATTGCCATCACTGCCGAAGCTATGTCGGGTGCATTAATGGCGGGCCGTCGTAATATGGACATCTTCGGTGTGGCAGTTATTGCCTTTGTGACAGCGCTTGGTGGCGGTACCGTGCGCGACCTATTGTTGGGTAATTTTCCAATTGTATGGACCCAACATCCCCACTATGTGTATATCACCATCTGTGCGGGTTTGTTTACCATTTTAATTGCCAAACACATGAATCATTTACGCCGATTATTCTTGGTATTAGATGCGCTTGGCCTAATTGCATTTACCATCATTGGTTGTAATGTGGCGATGAAACTCGGCTATCACCCGACAGTGATTATTATGGCGGGCATGATAACGGGTATTTGTGGCGGGGTATTACGCGACTTACTTTGTAATCGAACACCGGTGGTATTTTGTAAAGAGATCTACGCGGGGATTTCGTTATTGGTTGCCGTACTTTATCTTACTTTAGAAAACTTTGGCGTGGACCACAATATCACCCTTATTGTGGCCTTCAGTGTCGGTGTTACTTTACGTTTGTGTGCTATTTATTGGAAATGGTCATTGCCAACCTTTAGCTATACATCAGAAGAATGGGACTAA
- the metH gene encoding methionine synthase translates to MATIKNKQQLEQQLKKRIMLIDGGMGTMIQDYKLEEADYRGERFANWHSDVKGNNDLLVLSKPQLIADIHKEYLDAGADILETNTFNATTIAMADYDMESLSAEINREAARIARRVADEKTAENPDRPRFVAGVLGPTNRTCSISPDVNDPAFRNTSFDLMVEAYIESTKALIEGGSDFILIETIFDTLNAKAAVFAVKTVFEELGYELPIMISGTITDASGRTLTGQTTEAFYNSLRHAEPITFGLNCALGPDELRQYVGELSRISESYVTAHPNAGLPNAFGEYDLSPEDMAEHIKEWAEAGYLNMVGGCCGTTPEHIKAMADAVEGIKPRQLPEIEIACRLSGLEPLTISKESLFVNVGERTNVTGSARFKRLIKEENYDEALHVAQQQVESGAQIIDINMDEGMLDSLHCMQRFLNLVASEPEISKVPIMIDSSKWEILEAGLKCVQGKAIVNSISLKEGEENFRRQATLIRRYGAAMIVMAFDEKGQADTQERKFQICKRSYDILVHELNYPPEDIIFDPNIFAVATGIEEHNNYAVDFIEAVKDIKRELPHAMISGGVSNVSFSFRGNNPLREAIHAVFLYYCIKEGMDMGIVNAGQLAIYDDLPKELLDAVEDVILNRTPEGTEALLNIAEKYRDSGVEVEAETQEWRTFNVNKRLEHALVKGITEFIEEDTEEARQQATLPLEVIEGPLMDGMNTVGDLFGAGKMFLPQVVKSARVMKRAVAYLNPYIEESKQKGSSNGKILLATVKGDVHDIGKNIVGVVLQCNNYEIVDMGVMVSCDDILKKAVEENCDIIGLSGLITPSLDEMVHVAKECKRKGFTLPILIGGATTSKAHTAVKIEQNYDEPVIYVSNASRAVGVVAALLSETKKPELVARMAKEYEVAREQHARKRPRSAPVTLEVARANKADIDWVNYTPPVPKTLGVQKYINYSIAELRKYIDWTPFFMTWTLAGKYPRILTDEVVGKEATSLFNDANAMLDRLQESNEVGVNGVIGLFPANTVNSDTVEVYTDETRTKVLTRLEHLRQQTKKKGGQFNNCLADFIAPKESGKFDYIGAFAVTGGIGEDDMANYFKGIEDDYNAILVQSVCDRLAEAMAERMHELVRKEEWGFTPTEEWNNDDLIREKYQGIRPAPGYAACPEHTEKGAIWDLLDPESIGMKLTSSYAMWPGAAVSGWIFSHPESRYFAVASIQEDQVKDYAERKNMTLEEAERWLGPNLGYAPD, encoded by the coding sequence GTGGCTACTATAAAAAACAAACAGCAACTGGAACAGCAATTAAAAAAACGTATCATGCTTATCGATGGCGGCATGGGGACGATGATCCAGGACTATAAATTAGAAGAAGCTGATTACCGTGGTGAACGCTTTGCTAACTGGCATAGTGACGTCAAAGGTAACAATGACTTATTGGTATTAAGTAAGCCGCAGCTGATTGCTGATATTCATAAAGAATACCTCGACGCTGGCGCTGATATTCTGGAAACTAATACTTTCAATGCCACGACGATTGCGATGGCTGATTATGATATGGAATCATTGTCGGCAGAGATAAACCGTGAAGCGGCGCGTATTGCCCGCCGAGTTGCTGATGAAAAAACTGCAGAAAATCCTGATCGCCCGCGTTTTGTTGCCGGTGTATTAGGCCCAACAAACCGTACTTGCTCTATTTCTCCAGATGTAAACGATCCAGCATTCCGTAATACTTCTTTTGACCTTATGGTTGAAGCTTATATCGAATCAACCAAAGCCTTAATCGAAGGCGGCTCTGATTTTATTCTAATCGAAACCATTTTTGATACCTTGAATGCCAAAGCTGCCGTTTTTGCGGTGAAAACGGTATTCGAAGAACTCGGTTACGAATTACCTATCATGATCTCAGGTACGATCACCGATGCCTCGGGTCGAACACTGACGGGTCAAACGACAGAAGCATTCTACAATTCATTACGTCACGCAGAACCAATCACCTTTGGTCTTAACTGTGCATTAGGGCCTGATGAATTACGCCAATATGTCGGTGAGCTATCGCGAATTTCCGAAAGCTATGTGACTGCGCATCCCAATGCCGGTTTACCTAATGCGTTTGGTGAATACGATTTAAGCCCAGAAGACATGGCAGAGCATATTAAAGAATGGGCTGAAGCTGGTTACTTAAATATGGTTGGTGGTTGTTGTGGTACGACGCCAGAACATATTAAAGCCATGGCCGATGCTGTTGAAGGCATTAAACCACGCCAATTACCGGAAATCGAAATTGCGTGCCGTTTAAGTGGTTTAGAGCCATTAACCATTTCTAAAGAAAGCCTGTTTGTTAACGTCGGTGAGCGTACCAATGTAACTGGCTCTGCACGTTTTAAACGTCTGATCAAAGAAGAAAACTACGATGAAGCCTTGCATGTTGCTCAGCAACAAGTCGAATCAGGCGCGCAGATCATCGACATTAACATGGATGAAGGTATGTTGGATTCATTGCATTGTATGCAGCGTTTCTTAAACCTGGTTGCATCTGAACCGGAAATTTCAAAAGTACCGATCATGATCGATTCTTCGAAATGGGAGATCCTTGAAGCGGGTTTGAAGTGCGTACAAGGTAAAGCGATCGTTAACTCAATTTCGTTGAAAGAGGGGGAAGAAAACTTCCGCCGCCAAGCGACTTTAATCCGTCGTTATGGTGCTGCGATGATCGTGATGGCGTTTGATGAAAAAGGCCAGGCGGATACCCAAGAGCGTAAATTCCAAATTTGTAAGCGTTCTTACGACATTCTAGTACATGAATTAAATTATCCGCCAGAAGACATTATCTTCGATCCAAATATCTTTGCCGTTGCAACGGGTATCGAAGAGCATAACAACTATGCGGTTGATTTCATCGAAGCTGTTAAAGACATTAAACGCGAACTGCCGCATGCGATGATCTCTGGTGGTGTATCTAACGTATCTTTCTCATTCCGTGGTAACAATCCATTACGTGAAGCGATTCATGCGGTGTTCTTGTATTATTGCATCAAGGAAGGCATGGATATGGGGATTGTAAATGCAGGGCAACTTGCAATTTATGATGACCTACCGAAAGAACTGTTGGATGCCGTTGAAGACGTTATTCTTAACCGTACTCCTGAAGGTACGGAAGCGCTGTTAAACATTGCTGAAAAATACCGTGATTCTGGTGTGGAAGTGGAAGCTGAAACGCAAGAATGGCGTACTTTTAATGTTAACAAACGTTTAGAGCATGCGTTAGTTAAAGGCATCACTGAGTTTATTGAAGAAGATACAGAAGAAGCACGCCAACAAGCAACACTACCGTTAGAAGTGATTGAAGGTCCGTTAATGGACGGCATGAATACCGTTGGTGACTTATTCGGCGCCGGAAAAATGTTCTTACCACAGGTAGTTAAATCTGCTCGGGTAATGAAACGCGCGGTGGCTTATTTAAACCCGTACATTGAAGAGTCAAAACAGAAAGGTTCTTCAAACGGTAAGATCTTATTAGCGACAGTGAAAGGCGACGTACATGATATTGGTAAAAATATTGTTGGCGTTGTACTGCAGTGTAATAACTATGAAATCGTTGATATGGGTGTGATGGTATCTTGCGATGACATCTTGAAAAAAGCCGTAGAAGAAAACTGCGACATTATTGGTTTGTCAGGTCTTATCACACCATCGTTAGATGAAATGGTGCATGTAGCCAAAGAATGTAAGCGTAAAGGTTTTACACTGCCGATCCTGATTGGTGGCGCAACAACATCGAAAGCCCATACCGCGGTTAAGATTGAGCAAAACTACGATGAACCAGTGATTTATGTATCCAATGCATCACGCGCAGTAGGTGTGGTTGCGGCATTATTGTCAGAAACTAAAAAGCCTGAATTAGTTGCACGTATGGCCAAAGAGTACGAAGTAGCACGTGAACAGCATGCCCGTAAACGCCCACGTAGTGCGCCGGTTACATTGGAAGTTGCACGAGCTAATAAAGCCGATATTGATTGGGTTAACTACACACCACCAGTACCGAAAACATTGGGTGTACAAAAATACATTAATTACTCCATTGCCGAGCTACGCAAGTACATTGATTGGACACCATTCTTCATGACGTGGACACTGGCGGGTAAGTATCCGCGTATTCTGACCGATGAAGTTGTGGGTAAAGAAGCTACCAGCTTGTTTAACGATGCCAATGCCATGCTTGACCGTTTACAAGAATCAAATGAAGTGGGCGTTAACGGTGTAATTGGTCTGTTTCCTGCCAATACAGTGAACAGTGATACTGTTGAAGTATATACCGATGAAACACGTACCAAGGTATTAACGCGTCTTGAACACTTACGTCAGCAAACTAAGAAAAAAGGCGGTCAATTTAACAATTGTCTAGCCGATTTCATTGCACCAAAAGAATCGGGTAAATTCGATTACATTGGCGCATTTGCAGTAACAGGTGGTATCGGTGAAGACGATATGGCTAATTACTTCAAAGGTATTGAAGATGATTACAATGCGATTCTTGTGCAATCTGTGTGTGACCGTTTAGCTGAAGCAATGGCAGAGCGTATGCATGAATTAGTACGTAAAGAAGAGTGGGGCTTCACGCCTACCGAAGAGTGGAATAACGATGATCTGATCCGTGAGAAATACCAAGGTATTCGTCCGGCACCAGGTTATGCGGCTTGTCCGGAACATACCGAGAAAGGTGCTATTTGGGATCTACTAGACCCAGAAAGCATTGGTATGAAACTAACGTCTTCTTATGCGATGTGGCCAGGTGCTGCAGTTTCGGGTTGGATATTCTCGCATCCAGAGTCGCGTTACTTTGCGGTGGCTTCCATTCAAGAAGATCAAGTGAAAGACTATGCCGAACGTAAAAATATGACGCTTGAAGAAGCTGAACGTTGGTTAGGGCCTAACTTGGGTTATGCACCGGATTAA
- a CDS encoding DMT family transporter, which produces MSAILYVSMIFIWGFSWISIKWQHGDVPMEVSIFYRFAIAAMVMFIVGKLWGKLQPVKRRDHAFLALQGGCLFCCNFLAFYSATLYIPSGLVAVFMATAPVFNAFHSKLFYQTETNANFWLGATLGLAGISLLFAGDLLQTNWSQDTLYGLMFALIGTWCFSIGNMLSIRNTRNSIQPFTATSYAMVYGCVALLVIIFVRGISFEFTLTTQYIGSLLYLAIPASVLGFTCYLILVDRLGASNAAYILVITPIVALSVSAVFEDYHWTLYSTLGLVLVILGNVLTQRKKALLTRTKKALLQTS; this is translated from the coding sequence ATGTCAGCCATACTCTACGTTTCAATGATATTTATTTGGGGTTTTTCTTGGATATCAATCAAGTGGCAACACGGTGATGTCCCCATGGAAGTGTCGATCTTTTACCGCTTTGCCATTGCCGCGATGGTTATGTTTATTGTCGGTAAGCTGTGGGGTAAGTTGCAACCGGTAAAACGCCGAGACCATGCTTTTTTAGCCCTACAAGGTGGGTGTTTATTCTGTTGTAATTTCCTCGCCTTTTATAGCGCGACTTTGTATATTCCCAGCGGTTTAGTGGCGGTGTTTATGGCCACAGCACCAGTATTTAATGCCTTTCACAGCAAGCTATTTTACCAGACCGAAACTAACGCCAATTTCTGGTTAGGCGCTACGCTGGGACTTGCGGGCATTAGCTTGTTGTTTGCAGGCGATTTATTACAAACCAATTGGTCGCAAGATACCTTATACGGTTTAATGTTCGCGCTAATCGGCACTTGGTGTTTCTCGATAGGTAATATGTTGAGTATCCGTAATACCAGAAATAGTATCCAACCTTTTACCGCCACCAGCTATGCTATGGTTTATGGTTGTGTTGCCTTGCTAGTGATTATCTTCGTGCGTGGCATTTCGTTTGAATTTACGCTCACGACACAATACATAGGTAGTTTGTTATACCTTGCTATTCCAGCCTCGGTACTTGGTTTTACTTGTTATTTGATTTTAGTTGATCGACTTGGCGCCAGTAATGCCGCCTATATTTTAGTGATAACCCCGATTGTCGCCTTAAGTGTCTCTGCGGTATTTGAAGATTATCATTGGACGCTGTATTCAACACTTGGGTTGGTATTAGTGATATTAGGTAATGTATTAACCCAACGTAAAAAGGCATTATTGACCCGGACTAAAAAAGCGTTATTACAAACGAGTTAA